The genomic window CTTGCCAGTTCAACTCTCTTTCCTGTCTGAAGCTATCTACCGCTTCCCAGAAATCTTCAATAGTCTTTATCGTGTCCATAACCTTCTCCTCTCCATTCTTTTTTATAAAATTCACTGTTTCATTGATTTACAGCTTTGACCTCGTCTAGCTTTTCTTCTTGATTCAGCCGTTCTAAATATTGATAAGCTTCAATCAACGGTTTATGGACTCTGTACCATTCATCTGCTTGCAGCTTCGCTTTATGCAATGCTTCTTTTCTGTCCATTTACTTTTCTCCATTCTCTGTTAAATAATCAATTAGATTGATTAAACGGATAATGATACGGTTTTTAAAGCACTGCCACTTTTTTCGAATTTTTCTTTCCGGTATATTGATACATTCACCAATAATCCAACCAGTAACTAGTGGGTAAACGGTTAGAAAAAACAAATAAGAACTCTTATGAATAATCACAGACCCAACACTTGCTACAACGATTGATAGTGCCAAAGCGATTCTAGTTGTGTACTTCATGCTTTTCCTTCTTTCTAATTATCTATGATTTTTAAAAAATCAAGTTTTCTTGATTTTAAATTTAAAAAAATAACTGCCGATTTCATCACTCTTTATCGCTAAAAGTGAACAGACTTCCTTTATCTGGTACTGCTTAAAAAAGGATTCGCCACTCATGATATTTTGCCATTCTACTTTACTGATACCAACGAGCAAAAAGAATACTGACATTGAATCAACCACACCATCAATCTTCTTCTGCAACAAAGTATAATCAAATTCCACATTTTTCAAATCAAATTCCTCCATAGCTAAAATCAAGTTTTCTTGACAAAAATAGTGTAGCATCTCAAAAAATAATTGTCAAGAAAAACTGTATTTTTTCTTATTTTCTTGATTTCCAATCAAGAATTCTCTATAATTCATAGTAAGGGGGAAGATTTAAATGAAGAAAGTTTCATTTGCTGAACGCTTGCGACAAGCGCTAAATGCAAGAAATATGAAGCAGATCACATTATCTGAAAAAAGTGGTGTTTCACGTTCATTGATCAGTGCTTATCTAAAGGGCAATTATGAAGCCAAGCAGGATAACGTTTATTTTCTTGCTCAAGCTTTGGATGTAAATGAAGCCTGGCTGATGGGATTTGAAGACGTACCAATGGATCGTTCGCCAGAACAACAGATCGATGACTCACTCATTGATGCAGCAAGTGATTTTCTGTTAGATAACACAAACAAATACAATGATTTACTGAAGAAGCTAGTGCAATTAGACAATAAAGATCTTATTGTAGTAGAAAATTTGGTGGATTCCTTATTGAAAATAAAGGACTGAGACAGTATCTACCGATTACTTATGTATTAAGTAATCGGTAGAGGCATGTACAATCAGTTCTTTATTTTCTTTCTTTTTATAGTGAGTAACAATTGATATATTTTTTCCAACAACGTAATGTCTGATAACTCTTCGATGATTTGACAAATTTCTTTTTTATAATCCATAGCATCTATATCCCTTTCTTTTCTCCTTTTTTGGGTCTGATTAAAAGATAGGGTTGATCCAACAACAATACCCCCTTCTTCACAAAAATGTAATTGTCACTTGCGTAATTAGTAATTACGTTTTATAATATAGGTAGCAAATAAAAGGATTTAAGTAATTCTTAATTACATAATAAATTGTAACAGGTAACTAACAATTACGCAAGCCTTTTAAGGAAAAAAAATAAGGAGAAAACAATGAATATTCTAGCATTGAGAATTAAAGAATTGCGAAAAGCAAATAATATGTCTCAAAAAGAATTAGCTGATATCCTAGGAATGAAACGAGAAAATATTTCTAATTACGAACGTGGAGCTATCGTGAATGTTCCTAGTGAGGTACTTGAGAAATTGGCTGATCAGTTCAGTGTATCTATCGATTACCTAATGGGTAGGACGGATAAACCTAATGAAACAGCTGTCGAAGAGGAGTATGCTGATTTATTAATGATGTTTAGAAAAGGAGAAAAGGCTGTTGGTGAAGAAAAGAAAGAGCAGTATAAAAAACAGGTAAAAAACCTGATGAACTATATTGCCCAATCAATGAATGAAGAGGAGTAGGAGTTTAGAATAATGAACGATGCACTGGATATTCGATATTCGTTAACAAATTTGCTGATCAATCAATATATTCTAAAACGTAATCTCGAGCCAATCGACTATACCTTTGACATGTTTGTCAATAATTATTTAGAAAAAGAAAATATTGTCATTGACACAAATATTCCCGTTACTGAAGAAGATTTTTTTCTAGCTGTAACAGTAAAAAAAGGAAAAAAAATCAGAATCTTTATCAATCCCCAAATGTCTAAAAACAGATTTAATTTCAGCATTTGTCATGAAATAAGTCATTGCTATTATGATGTATCCAAAACTGAGGTCTCTCAAATGTTTTTCAATATGGATGAGAATCCTGCTTACTACACCGATGATGAGCTACTAACAGAAGAATTGGCCAACTTAGCAGCAAGTATCATCATGCTTCCTGATATCTCCTTACTGAAAAATCTATATACGACGAAATCATTTTACTCCATTGCTGAAGAGTATAAAATGAGCCGCTCTGCTCTTTGGAGACGACTCGTCAATTTTGGAAAGCTAAAATGTGGGATGCCGGAAGAAATGGCTCAATCTTCGGCTACTCGTCTACAGCAAACAGGTGATAGAGATATTTATCATAAATTCATGTCTACTTGGGGTTCTACTGTAGAAAAACAGATCATTCTAGATTTTGAAAACAGCATCCTTGAGATGGGCTAAAACAGCCTTCACATGATTTCATTCTATCTCTCTTTCTACTGGTCACTCCTGCTTCTCTCATACTTTAGTCTCATTCTTTCAATTGTCAACTTGTGCTATAGTTGAGACAAGAGGTGTTGTAGATGAGAACAGCCAGAAGAATGTTTGGATGGGCGATCGATGTATTGTCCGAGATACTCCTATCCCTATTTTTTAAAACTTCCTGAAAAGGAAGTTTTTTTGTTTCAATAGCCAACAAAAAATTAAATAAACCTCTTTTTGTAAAACACTATAGACAAAAAGATGTTATTATATTATTTTATAGTTACTTTAAGAAAAGGAGTTGTTACTTCATTATGTGTTGTCTTTTATTCTTGCAATATTTACTTAGCTTATTCTGCTGCTTCTAATCAAAAAGTGTTTTCTTCCTAAACCTTCTCCTTTGAGAAGGTTTTTTTATTGATAAGTGAGCTTTGCATATATTTTAAAGCTCACTTATCAATTGCTTCTTCGCAAACAATTGAAACACCCACTCCACTTTCTTCAATTACATAAAAGCTTCAAATTACCTATTTTTAGTAAGTAGGATTTTTTAGTCCCGAAGAAATCAGAGCATTTAAAATACAAAATAAAAAACCCTTATCTATCAAGGGTTTAAGCTATGCCAGCTATAGGGATCGAACCTACGACCTACGCGTTACGAGTGCGTTGCTCTACCAACTGAGCTAAGCTGGCCAGTAACTGAAATTATTATAAGACTCTTTCAAAAAAATGTAAAGTAATGTTTCTATCTTCTCTTCTTTGACGAAAAATGAATCCATTTCCTTTCATCAATATAAACAAACAGCCAGTACGAAGAGATCGTTCTCTTGATACTGGCTGCTCCTATTGCTTATTTTGTACCGAATAAACGGTCTCCGGCATCGCCCAAGCCTGGAACGATATAGCCGTCTTCATTTAGTTTTTCATCTAAAGCAGCTGTATAAATATCAATATCTGGATGTGCTTCTTGCAAAGCTTTTACCCCTTCAGGGGCTGCAACTAAACAAACAAATTTGATATTGCTGCCGCCGCGTTCCTTCAATGAATCAATAGCCATGATTGCTGATCCGCCTGTTGCAAGCATTGGATCGACAACAAATAATTGTCTTGCATCGATGTCTTCAGGCATCTTAACAAAATATTCTACAGGCTCTAGTGTTTCGTGGTCACGGTATAGTCCTACATGACCAACTTTGGCTGCTGGAATCAATTCCAAGATGCCGTCAACCATTCCGATTCCGGCTCTTAAAATAGGAACGATCGCTACTTTTTTCCCAGACAACGTTTTTTGAGTTGTTGGTCCCATAGGTGTTTCGATCACGACATCCTCTAAAGGCATATCTCTTGATACTTCATAAGCCATCAACATGGCGATTTCGTTTACTACCTCACGAAATACTTTAGTTCCGCAATCCTTATCTCTAATGATTGTCAGTTTGTGCTGGATCAATGGATGATCAATTACTTGAAATTTTCCCATGTTCAGTCTCCTTACTATTCATTTTCTGTTGCTGTATGAATTGCACGAAATAATCTATTGCATAAAAAGTACCTATTGCTTTCAGTTTAAAGCAATAGAACTTACTGCCAATAGCATTTATTTCGTCGTATAAATATATTGTAAAACAAAAAAGAGTGATTGACTAGTCAATCACTCAATAATTATTCCTCATATTCATCATCATCTAATTCAAGCAGCTCGATTGCTGCGACAGCATCTTTTCCAATCGGTAAAAGATAGGCAACAAGCTCATCAATATCTTCAATCGGTGAGAGTGCTGCTTCTATCACTAATGCTAAATTCAAGCCTGAAATCACTCGTATATTTTCTCGCGTGCCCATTTCCATCATAGCTGCATTACAAGGTGTACCACCTTTGAGATCCGCAAGTATCAGGACTTGTTCTTCTTCCGTTTTATCCAGAATCGCTTTCAGTTTTTGCTGCGTACCATCTAAGCCGTCATGCTCTTCCATTGATACGACCTCTGCTGCAGCCAGATCACCGGCAATCATTTTTGCAGATTGTAGTGTTTCATAGGCCATTTTTCCATGACTCATCAAAATTATTTTTGGTTTCATTGTTTTGCTCCCTACTTCTCTAAAAATAAGTTGAATAAAGTGCTGCTCTTTCTTTTATAAAGCCATGGTCCTCTCTCGTTGGATGAATCCGATTCGTCAATAAAACAAATCCTTTTTTTCGCTCCATATCCAGTCCAATCGAGGTCCCAGTAAAGCCTGTATGAAACAGGTAAGCGGACTCTAAACCTTGCTTTTGTTCCCAACCATAAGCTCTGCCTTGCACATTTGTACTCCTTACTTTATCAAAAAGTTCGTTGGTAAACAACCTAGCATCCTTTTCCAAATAAGCAGTCACAAATTTATTGATATCCGCCAAGGTAGAAAAAAGTCCAGCACTACTTGCCTCTATTTCTAGCTTATATGCCTTAGAATCGTGGACTTCGCCATGTATAAGACCTCTCTCAACTGTCTGTTCGGTAGGAATTGCTTTACTAGAATCAGACGGATAAT from Enterococcus sp. 9E7_DIV0242 includes these protein-coding regions:
- a CDS encoding helix-turn-helix domain-containing protein; amino-acid sequence: MKKVSFAERLRQALNARNMKQITLSEKSGVSRSLISAYLKGNYEAKQDNVYFLAQALDVNEAWLMGFEDVPMDRSPEQQIDDSLIDAASDFLLDNTNKYNDLLKKLVQLDNKDLIVVENLVDSLLKIKD
- a CDS encoding helix-turn-helix transcriptional regulator, with the protein product MNILALRIKELRKANNMSQKELADILGMKRENISNYERGAIVNVPSEVLEKLADQFSVSIDYLMGRTDKPNETAVEEEYADLLMMFRKGEKAVGEEKKEQYKKQVKNLMNYIAQSMNEEE
- a CDS encoding ImmA/IrrE family metallo-endopeptidase, which translates into the protein MNDALDIRYSLTNLLINQYILKRNLEPIDYTFDMFVNNYLEKENIVIDTNIPVTEEDFFLAVTVKKGKKIRIFINPQMSKNRFNFSICHEISHCYYDVSKTEVSQMFFNMDENPAYYTDDELLTEELANLAASIIMLPDISLLKNLYTTKSFYSIAEEYKMSRSALWRRLVNFGKLKCGMPEEMAQSSATRLQQTGDRDIYHKFMSTWGSTVEKQIILDFENSILEMG
- the upp gene encoding uracil phosphoribosyltransferase, whose amino-acid sequence is MGKFQVIDHPLIQHKLTIIRDKDCGTKVFREVVNEIAMLMAYEVSRDMPLEDVVIETPMGPTTQKTLSGKKVAIVPILRAGIGMVDGILELIPAAKVGHVGLYRDHETLEPVEYFVKMPEDIDARQLFVVDPMLATGGSAIMAIDSLKERGGSNIKFVCLVAAPEGVKALQEAHPDIDIYTAALDEKLNEDGYIVPGLGDAGDRLFGTK
- a CDS encoding PTS sugar transporter subunit IIA is translated as MKPKIILMSHGKMAYETLQSAKMIAGDLAAAEVVSMEEHDGLDGTQQKLKAILDKTEEEQVLILADLKGGTPCNAAMMEMGTRENIRVISGLNLALVIEAALSPIEDIDELVAYLLPIGKDAVAAIELLELDDDEYEE